The Solanum lycopersicum chromosome 8, SLM_r2.1 DNA segment ctcGACCCTTCAATATATCATACTCAtgttaaactaattagacttcaaaatttgttaagttgtttaataagttaaattgatgaatatagtgttaCAATTAAGTAACTaatagacttagaaagttgttaaattgGTGAAAATGttattggaattaagttaaatttaaactaattagacttagaaagttgataagttgtttaataagttatattggtgaatatagtgttcgAATTAAGTTACAAAACTAATTAGACatagaaagttgttaaattggttgataagttaaattggtgaatatattAATGGaataaagttaaaacttaactaattagatttagaaatttgtaaAGTTgtctaataagttaaattaatgGATAAACTGTTGcagttaagttaaaactaaactagttaGATGTAGAAAGTTGTTATGTTCTTAAATAAgctaatgtgatttagttggttaatatagggttaaaattaagtttaaactaaactaactagatttaaaaagtatttaagTTGGCTAATAATTTGAATTGAGGAATAAACCGTTggaattaatttaaaactaaactaattagagtTATAAAGTTGTTAAGGTCCTAAAATAAGCTACTGTGATTTAGTTTTAATATAGTGTTGGATTTAAGTTAAAAcgaaactaattagacttagaaagttgtaaagttggttaataagttaaattggttaatatattattggaattaagttaaaactaaagtAATTTGACTTAGAAAGTTTTCAAGTTGTCAATGAAgttaatttgatgaaaaaagtgttggaattaagttgaAACAacactaattagacttagaatgttattaagttcttcaaaaagattaatgtgatttagttggttaatatagggttagaattaatttaaaactaaaataatattactgAGAAAGCTATTAAGTTGTCTAATAAgtaaaattgatgaataaagtgttgtaatttattttaaactaaacaAATTAGACATACAAAGTTgttaatttcttcaaataagctaatgtgatttagttggttaatatagtgttggaattaagttaaactaAACAAGTTAGACttaaaaagtttttaagttgtttaataagttaaatttgtgcatataatgtttgaattaagttaaaacaaaactaattagacttagaaagttgttaagtttgttaataagttaaagaggtgaatatattattggtattaagttaaaactaaactaattagacttaaaaaattgttaaatctTTACATAAGTTAAATTGGTTAATATAGagttaaaattaagttaaaacctAACTAATTACACATAGAAACTTGTTAAGTTGTTCAAATAAGCTAAAAAGGTTTAGtttgtgaatatagtgttacaattaagttaaaactaaactatttagcctttaaaagttgttaagtttgttaaaaagttaaattggtgaatatattattggaactaagttaaaactaaaataattagagttagaaagtttttaagttgtttaataagttaaattggttAATATAATGTTGGAGttagttaaaactaaactaatggacttagaaagttgttaagttggttaataagttaaattgatgaatatataatatgatttaaatttaaatttaaaatagtcaGACTTAGATAGTTGTTAAGTTCTTAAGTAAGTTAAATTGGTGACAATAGTGTAGGAATTAAGTTAAAGCTAAACtagttagacttagaaagttcaaaaattcttcaaattaGCTAATATGATTTCATTGGTTAATATAgggttggaattaagttaaaaatagaataattagACTTAAGAATGGTTTTAAAGTatctaataagttaaattgatgaataaagTTTTGggattaagttaaaactaaactaattagagttagaaagtttttaagttatttaataagttaaattgctTACAATAATGTTAGAATTAATTTAATACTGAACTAATTAGATATAGAAActtgttaagttgtttaataagttaaattgctGACTTTAATGCTGGAATTTTGTTAAATGTACACTTATTAGAATTAGGAAGTTGttaagtgtaacgacctgttaagtcgttttgagcagcagattttatttctggaaaaacaggttgaggcgacggaccccacgacggaccgtcatgggcaagacggaccgtcgcagggtctcgtttcaaaacacttagaaaatttgaaaattgggtactgaaatcgactctctgaacttcgtaacggaatggcaggacggaccgtcacaggtgtgacggaccgtcagagactcttcagagaaattgagtctctaaagtctgtgacggagcagtaggatggaccgtcgcaggcgcgacgggccgtcacaggctgcgtaattccagtctgagtcggatttccttaattgttttaagggacgttttttactattcttgccttaattataaagttggtgggttaattctaataagtctaattacttgggggttaaaagaggtaaccttaagttaattagtgggttattattgtcatcttttattctcaattatatactaatcagggtaaaagaaagagggtttgaataaagaaaatataaagagcaaagagagaaaaagggagaaagtcgaacgagaaagaggagaaacgaagagaaacaaagcttgggaaattgcttgcttgatcactaatcttcggtggaggtaggttatggttttcatgctattcgtagtaaactcttaatagcgaatgatatgtattgatagtattgtaaaccctgctatgtgcttaattgtatgcttgcatgaacgtgattatataattgtgattatattaagcatgatgaagctattgaatcccaaatcttgataaaaacctaatctcttgttaataatgatgccttggtaagggagaaggcttgatgaactaaagtaatgagattgatgatgccttggtaagggagaaggcttgatgaattgatagaatgagattaggggatcgggtgtcacgaaccgacacgtagatttaggtgatcgggtgtcacgaaccgacacgtagattaaggggatcgagtgtcacgaaccgacacatagatttagggtattgggtgtcacgaactgacacgtagatttaggggatcgtgtgtcacgaaccgacacgtagatttaggggatcggagtgtcacgttccgacacatagtagtaggggatcggagtgttacataccgacacaagaggattaatgaatatcagggagcggagtgtcaagtaccgacacaagagaaataaagataatgaatcttgaaagatgttaatatactcaatctaatgaacataaattccaaaatgagtatggtattgaggcttgagtcctcacgtgtgaacttgacggtaattgttaatgatatagtacttgctgtttctacatgttgagtattatagttgattttatgatattacttggtatatattgatttctatattgagttggccgatgatatctactcagtacccgtgttttgtattgacccctacttttattgttttcttcttgttatttgtggagtgcagcaaacgtaccgtcatcttcgactcaacagtaattctagccagtcttcattactccggatattagggtgagctaatgcttctagcttggaattgatcttcctcttcatgtcttgatgccttgaagttccggcatggactagtttttatgtatttttagcttcttaggaactcttagatttagtaatttgaagtagatgttcttgtgatgatgacttccagattttgggaaataatagttattgaattggttttcattaatgagtttaagtcttccgcattactttatgttgatattacattgaaatgttaaggtttagattggttggttcgctcacatgggagggtaagtgtgggtgccagtcgcggcccggatttgggtcgtgacattaagttggttaataagttaaattagtgaataaagtgttggaattaagttcaaactaaactaattaaccttagaaatttgttaagttgtttaataagtttaattggtgaatattgtgttggatttaagttaaaactaaactaatgagacttataaagttgttaagttgttcAATGGgttaaattggtgaatatagtgttggaattaagtgtcacgacccaaaatgtatcatgagtggcacccacacttacccctGTAGGCAGGTAAACTAACAagtctaaaccccaacatatacaaatacttcaactataaataacaaaaataatgaagaagctCCAATAGTTTTTAagtaaccaatttaaataagtttctaaagttaaTACTTATTATCCCAAAATAAGATAGtaatcacatcaaggacatctatttctaaattaccaagtctaagagtgtttaagaaaccaaaatacgCAAAAAATGGTCCATGtacgaaattcaaagacatcaagacgttaaagagagaatccagcacgatcTAGAATTAATAGTTCACCCTAAACTCTGATGTACTGGACACTAGCTAGAGTTGAGGgagagtcgaagtcgatggtacacttacttcactccacaaaagaacagagaagaaatacaagtaggggtcagtacagggaacacgtactgagtaggtatcatcggtcaactcaaaaaaGCAACCAatgtatattgaataataatataaaatcaactacaatacttaacaggtggcaagcaacaaacaGATGAACCATTGAGAACAACACCATAGTAGGTACACGACCAAGCACATCATCAAGCAcccctatgaggactcatgcctccacccatactcatttggaaaacaggttctttgagattaagtatattaagtaaCTTCAAGAttcttttcctttaatgttattgtgttgGAACGTGGCACCTCGATACCATatatcgtgtcggaatgtgacgcTCCGATCCCAAAATACcatgtcaaaacgtgacactccaatccaataataccgtgtcggaacgtgactctccgatccaattatctcattattttatttcattaagccttctttattcaagtagtcattttaatagagagggttcaagattagaaattcaacagtctcatagTTTTTTGGCCAACcataaaccacacaatcaaaacatacaaccacacaatcaagtacataggagactttacaaaatcactcaatacatatcaatcgctatttagaggtTATCtatgaaatagaaataaaccataacctacgtTCATTGAAGAATTGGTGTCAGAAAAGCAACTTCTCTAATGCCTTTCCTTTCCTTGATGCCTCCTAACGTTTTCAATCTATTAAGTATTGCATAATTCATAAGTGAACAAGTCCATTGATCCCATATTACTATATGTCTATCCTAAATTTAAGAACTAATATTCCAACCTTAAAATGAAATTCAGTTATTTTCTTGCAGTTTCATCGGTCCATCACTAACATAAGGCGAACCTAACCTtatcttatttttcattaatactCACGTGAGAACCGAGAGGAATAGCCATgtcaatttaattattatttagaaaatatgtGTGACCCATCTTACCATGATTTCTCAGGTAAATTTCCTTTTCATTCAAAATAATCTCACCGGAAATTAACCCAGGGAGAAAAGTTTTCCTCCAACAACCTAATACCACTATCCATTTTAGATTCCTACCGTACCTATATTATATTACAATAATCATAACACTACCACCGTTTAAACTTCGTCCTTTCAAATATCTCGTCTAATTctaataatatagtaatattacattttataacaatatagCAAAACTTGActcataatataataactaaAGGAAATAATAAATGATTACTTTTAATCGGTGGTATACAACGACATAACATATTAAAGTAGACgactactcttttttttttaaaatttttaatcaataaacacaattattataatagtaaaaactaaaaattaatgtCTACCCAAAATTTAATACCAAACCGTCTTGTGCACTTTTAATTCCTATCTAacctattaatattataattaaacttATCACCGAAGCATTAAACTAAAAATCCTTTTCCCAATTTCCAAGGAAACTCACTGGTATCACTTCCACTAAAACTACGAATAACAATTCACCACCTAAATATAATATGTGTAAATAGAAAAATCGAAGAGAATTCTAACTTGAAGTCAGCCGTGATTTTTCTTCGTTCAACCCACTTTTCTCCGCTtcccctcttttcttttctttacaaattatttattacaCTAATTATTATTCTCATCTAATTATAATAGTGACaaaagtgacccactattaattataatgttatCTTCTTTAAGCATCAActacataaattattaaaatcacccaaattttgtataattatgattatgaatagtccaaaacacccatttaaatctATCGAAAAGTATTTTCTGACATAAAAAGTCGTAGTGCTCATAACCATCAAAAatggttgttacaatagataccaatttacccatcgttcgtcctcaaaCGATCATAGGAAGAAAGGCAAGGGCAAGAAAGAGTATGTGAgtctgtaaaaagatgtggatatctttcttgcatatgaACCTCACACTctcaagtggactcttcaactagaCGATTCTTCCgctgaaccttgatagatgtaATCTCATTTTATGTCAACTTGCGGACCTCCCTATCAAGAATAGCAAAAGGCTCcacctcataagacaaattctcatcaagaagaactgaatcccaatgaataatgtaatttccatcacCGTGGTATTTTTTTAGCacagacacatgaaataccgggtgcactcctgacagccctggaggcaagacCAATTCATAGgacacctcccccacgcgcttaagaacttcaaatgatccaatatacctcggactaagcttaccttgCTTAACAAACtgcatcacacctttcatggaTGAAACCTTAAGCAAGAGTTGTCCCTCCATAAAAttcaagtctctaacctttcgatctgcatattccttttgcctactctgagctgctaaaagtttttcttgaataaatttcattttctctAACGATTCCCTCTGAAAATCAGTACCCCAAAGTCTAacttaaatgcatcaaaccaactattgtgggacctacatctccatccatacaatgcctcaaatggcgCCATATTAATACTCGAGTGAtggctattgttgtatgaaattTCTGCTAAAGGTAAAAGATTATCCCATTGACCaacaaattctatcacacatgcacgaaacatatcctccaacacatAAATCGTTcgttcagactgaccatcggtctgagggtgaaatgtagtGCTAAGATCCATTCTAGACGTAATTCAACATCTAATGTCCtccaaaataaagaaataaattgcgtacctctatcggATATTATGGAATGTGGAACTATatgcaatcgaacaatctcAGAGACATAGAGTTTGGATAaattctcggcattgtaagtcatcgtaatcggaatgaag contains these protein-coding regions:
- the LOC138337959 gene encoding uncharacterized protein, translating into MVLRGEAKEAIIDEEGVLRIKGRRPIFQTYSIHPGATKMYHDLKQHFWRSRMKRDIVDFVAQCPNCQHVNNEHQRPGGTFHRMPIPEWKWERIAMDFVVCLPKTLGKFDSLWRESLEKMKFIQEKLLAAQSRQKEYADRKVRDLNFMEGQLLLKVSSMKGVMQFVKQGKLSPRYIGSFEVLKRVGEVSYELVLPPGLSGVHPVFHVSVLKKYHGDGNYIIHWDSVLLDENLSYEVEPFAILDREVRKLT